A genome region from Mercenaria mercenaria strain notata chromosome 11, MADL_Memer_1, whole genome shotgun sequence includes the following:
- the LOC128547027 gene encoding E3 ubiquitin-protein ligase DZIP3-like, translated as MSDNPEESADYLRFVYMYIDLATESVLNVFIKCSPSNDAETFLKSEVSETKLKVLKDRRVLNKQEYDTVNARPLDLYQFDIALLITLSINLFSAQQLPPPKRGWNNDPRKGDTSIAADLLRLRKMRNVIVGHCSKARLEKQKFEDNWKIVSDILLRLQHEVEPDKEAEMQRRIEEYRTRRLDPCLGEKYERKLKNWSHDISAIQKEVEDLAKKLEGFDVYFRNKSDKYERYIKLLIEGGQFVLLTYLKTEIAKRETDLRSILNRKKDVLKSVVCDQEALRKLYPLESECGSNTPDDFSSDTSSLSIIITHVLTPMRL; from the exons ATGTCTGACAACCCGGAAGAAAGTGCAGATTACCTTCGatttgtgtatatgtatatagacTTGGCTACGGAAAGTGTCTTAAATGTGTTTATAAAATGTTCGCCAAGTAATGATGCAGAGACCTTTTTGAAATCTGAAGTTTCTGAAACAAAGTTAAAGGTACTTAAAGATCGTAGAGTTCTGAATAAACAAGAATATGACACGGTCAATGCAAGACCACTGGATCTGTATCAGTTTGATATTGCTTTGTTGATCACGCTGTCGATCAATTTATTCTCGGCACAACAACTACCACCTCCAAAGAGAGGCTGGAATAATGATCCAAGGAAAGGAGACACATCGATCGCAGCGGACCTGCTACGTCTGAGGAAAATGAGAAATGTCATTGTTGGTCATTGCTCAAAAGCCCGGCTTGAAAAGCAGAAATTTGAAGACAACTGGAAAATAGTATCTGACATACTTCTTAGATTACAACATGAAGTAGAGCCAGACAAGGAAGCCGAAATGCAAAGAAGAATTGAAGAGTACCGAACGCGGAGATTAGATCCATGTTTAGGTGAAAAGTATGAAAGGAAACTGAAGAACTGGTCCCATGATATTTCCGCAATTCAAAAAGAG gtgGAAGACCTAGCAAAGAAGCTTGaag GTTTTGATGTCTACTTCAGAAATAAATCTGATAAATACGAAAGGTACATAAAGCTTTTGATCGAAGGTGGTCAGTTTGTTTTATTAACTTACCTGAAGACAGAAATAGCAAAACGAGAAACAGATCTTAGAAGTATTTTGAATAGGAAAAAGGACGTCCTGAAAAGTGTTGTCTGTGACCAAGAAGCTTTAAGAAAACTGTATCCTTTAGAGTCCGAATGTGGCTCAAATACACCGGATGATTTTTCATCGGATACATCTTCACTTTCCATTATAATCACCCATGTTTTGACACCCATGAGGCTGTGA
- the LOC123531544 gene encoding uncharacterized protein LOC123531544: MDAWKQHKLPPATDILLDRLMKHPNWLDDTIRALRDPRVGLFCLADAFEGFTLTVPVHWNICLDKDKDADSLFNKVVGDKPANDKTIKPAPVLTELNQSFEPSPMKITTAKTTMKLKTEPVKQETELHYDETDVSRMLPDGDKGTDVLRIPKGQDEIWLKKEDLHAKLMEKLYSCIQSPKDLPVALHYMDKLNLHMDTVEVARDRVTFSIYICSLDALQTLEQLWRYGGLKRLLDKEMMDQFMLTELRAVAVKAGHPVVNIQSHLEVYDADIERCRSSLIKGFRPMDVANISVLSEKCRSKETMLIREVAIFAIECLPDELKHILEDPFVSDRVSRFFESIPLGNKFRNEHEEGSASIPKSVAQYFTEWLNDELVTYLTNLDNNTKQHLLSVAVYLVYAAEADGTVAIPYDAMSETYNMKEVKTLFHSESQDHGYWGDLIKLPNEMAVDTVTLHIACKDLMTKSVLRRSKNNIDFLSHLVRDVFVAKVISCTSYKGSLKTVTDSFEYVQTLIGLFEMEVWSNVSDKTQAEVSIFAFKTDELREIGIPGKHKLTVDCHSNFYTKDLMASGPGTVEVTNRISDAGEKIKRCLNANAQTKHISVDISEVVDDDSLSLEAGLHWLNTATRRPFEKRSVLDIGKDGRCYDFVRGLSISKKIVTGRTLSNVGLYVNVTPSLSVLSLTNCQLKSDLLRNVLQTGHFRNIIHLNISDNDIFQGSCQQMGLMNISSLERFEIQNCSLGDDGIKLLTMDLRHMEKLRELNIANNRVTSRGLLALTKALSRNRWISSLRIHKNYIGEERSLILASWLESLLLLEVLNISECGIGDKGSPIIANALVSRSLMKLSMRKNGLTPKGSRDFFKHFQRPVHLDHLDFSKNTLFAVSDRRGFALAEDLSATPSDEPFLQFLQHPTPMSHLSLWNTCVGQKRLFQGSQIIRCFEQMTYLCLQENNLSDDFAKDVANCICQSKCSYLQHFNLRQNHIGNKGAIDIAKALSEQKYLKEVLLDRNEIGDDGANQIVSSCISIPSIERIDLSCNNISRKMMDNIVTDMAKRIQCKQGNIPEYEYSQCADTNIIKTQHSFDENSFNIKRDGEKFFITM; this comes from the exons ATGGATGCATGGAAACAGCACAAACTTCCACCCGCCACAGACATCTTACTTGACCGCCTCATGAAGCACCCAAACTGGCTTGATGATACCATAAGAGCTCTACGAGACCCACGTGTCGGGTTGTTCTGTTTGGCAGACGCATTTGAGGGATTTACAC TTACTGTACCTGTTCACTGGAACATATGCTTGGACAAGGACAAAGATGCAGATTCGCTATTTAACAAAGTGGTCGGTGATAAGCCAGCAAACGATAAGACAATTAAGCCTGCTCCCGTACTAACGGAACTCAATCAATCATTTGAACCATCTCCTATGAAAATAACGACAGCCAAAACCACCATGAAACTTAAGACAGAACCTGTAAAACAAGAAACGGAACTACATTATGATGAAACGGATGTCTCAAGAATGCTGCCTGATGGAGACAAAGGAACAGACGTCTTGAGGATTCCCAAAGGTCAGGATGAAATATGGCTTAAAAAGGAAGACCTTCATGCTAAATTGATGGAAAAGTTATACTCCTGTATACAAAGTCCCAAAGATTTGCCTGTTGCATTACATTATATGGACAAATTGAATTTGCATATGGATACAGTTGAAGTCGCCCGTGACAGGGTAACGTTTAGTATCTACATATGCTCACTTGATGCATTGCAAACTTTGGAACAGCTTTGGAGATATGGTGGACTGAAAAGATTGCTAGACAAAGAGATGATGGATCAATTCATGTTAACG GAGCTGAGAGCGGTTGCTGTTAAAGCCGGTCATCCAGTTGTCAATATTCAGTCTCATCTTGAAGTTTATGACGCAGATATAGAGCGATGCAGATCTTCGCTTATAAAGG GTTTCCGTCCGATGGATGTTGCAAACATCAGTGTACTGTCAGAAAAATGTAGAAGCAAAGAAACAATGCTTATAAGGGAAGTTGCAATATTTGCAATAGAATGCCTTCCTGACGAATTAAAGCATATACTAGAAGACCCGTTTGTCTCAGATCGAGTAAGCAGATTTTTCGAGTCGATTCCATTAGGAAATAAGTTCAGAAACGAACACGAGGAAGGGTCTGCTTCTATTCCAAAGTCAGTTGCTCAGTATTTCACAGAATGGTTGAATGATGAATTGGTAACGTATCTGACAAACCTCGACAATAATACAAAACAGCATCTCTTGTCAGTCGCAGTTTATCTTGTCTATGCAGCGGAAGCTGATGGTACTGTTGCAATTCCCTATGACGCAATGTCTGAAACTTATAACATGAAAGAGGTGAAGACATTATTTCATTCTGAGTCACAGGATCACGGCTATTGGGGTGATTTGATTAAGCTACCAAATGAAATGGCTGTTGACACAGTCACGTTACACATTGCTTGCAAAGATCTGATGACAAAGAGTGTCTTACGCCGAAGtaaaaacaacattgattttCTTAGTCATTTGGTTAGAGACGTATTTGTCGCCAAGGTGATTTCGTGTACTAGCTACAAGGGAAGTTTGAAGACCGTCACAGACTCCTTCGAGTACGTGCAGACTTTAATAGGACTTTTCGAAATGGAGGTCTGGAGTAATGTGAGCGACAAGACTCAAGCAGAAGTTTCAATCTTTGCCTTTAAAACAGATGAACTGAGAGAAATAGGTATTCCTGGCAAACATAAGCTAACTGTTGATTGTCACAGCAACTTTTATACCAAAGATCTTATGGCCTCTGGGCCTGGTACGGTTGAGGTCACTAATCGAATTTCAGATGCCGGAGAAAAAATAAAGAGGTGTTTAAACGCAAATGCACAAACAAAGCACATTTCCGTTGATATTTCGGAAGTAGTGGATGATGATTCTTTGTCTCTAGAGGCGGGACTTCACTGGTTAAATACCGCAACGAGAAGACCTTTTGAAAAGCGATCCGTTCTCGACATCGGAAAGGATGGGAGATGTTACGATTTTGTTAGAGGTCTTTCTATTAGCAAGAAGATCGTAACTGGTCGGACCCTAAGCAATGTCGGCTTGTATGTTAACGTGACGCCGTCTCTATCAGTCTTAAGCTTAACAAATTGCCAGCTCAAAAGTGACCTGCTCAGAAATGTGTTGCAGACGGGACATTTTCGAAACATCATACATCTCAATATATCAGACAATGATATATTTCAAGGAAGCTGTCAACAAATGGGATTAATGAATATATCGTCGCTGGAGAGATTCGAAATTCAGAACTGTAGCCTAGGTGATGACGGAATAAAACTTCTAACTATGGACTTGCGTCATATGGAGAAATTAAGAGAACTGAACATAGCAAACAACAGAGTAACTTCCCGAGGACTGCTGGCACTAACAAAAGCTCTGAGCAGAAATAGATGGATATCCAGTCTTCGTATCCATAAAAACTACATTGGAGAAGAACGTAGCTTAATACTCGCAAGCTGGCTGGAATCATTGCTCCTTCTAGAGGTGTTGAACATCAGTGAATGTGGAATTGGAGATAAAGGAAGTCCAATAATTGCCAACGCTCTTGTTAGCAGGTCTTTGATGAAGCTCTCTATGCGAAAGAACGGCTTAACTCCAAAGGGATCTCGTGATTTTTTCAAGCACTTCCAGCGACCTGTACATCTTGACCATTTGGATTTCAGCAAAAATACACTATTTGCAGTTTCAGACAGAAGGGGTTTTGCCTTGGCTGAAGATTTGTCTGCGACCCCATCAGACGAACCGTTCTTACAATTTCTTCAACATCCAACACCGATGAGTCATTTGTCTCTGTGGAATACTTGTGTAGGTCAGAAGCGCTTATTTCAGGGTTCGCAGATCATCAGATGTTTTGAGCAAATGACATACCTATGTCTTCAAGAAAATAACCTTTCAGATGATTTTGCTAAGGATGTAGCGAACTGCATCTGTCAGTCAAAATGTTCCTATCTCCAGCACTTCAATCTGCGGCAAAATCATATTGGGAACAAAGGAGCGATAGATATAGCAAAGGCGTTGTCTGAACAGAAGTACCTGAAGGAAGTTCTTCTAGACAGGAATGAAATAGGAGATGATGGGGCGAACCAAATTGTGAGCAGCTGTATTTCGATACCATCTATTGAACGCATCGACTTGTCTTGCAACAACATCTCACGAAAAATGATGGACAATATTGTTACGGATATGGCAAAGAGAATCCAATGCAAACAAGGAAACATACCAGAATATGAATATAGCCAATGTGCtgatacaaatattatcaaaaccCAACACTCGTTTGATGAGAACAGTTTCAACATTAAAAGAGACGGTGAGAAATTTTTCATCACAATGTAG